A section of the Dehalococcoidales bacterium genome encodes:
- the obgE gene encoding GTPase ObgE, translated as MFDTAEIKVRAGIGGSGAISFRREKYVPYGGPDGGDGGDGGNVVIVADASVTNLLTFRRKASYKAGRGGNGQGRKKHGPRGEDLFLMVPLGTMILDKDRPGDDALLADLEQPGQRVVVARGGKAGLGNTHFASSTNQAPQIAQKGDPGEERTLLLELRLIADVGIIGYPNVGKSTLLAAASAAKPRIAGYPFTTKEPVVGVVEVSLEVFVLAEIPGLIEGAHAGRGLGHDFLRHATRTRMFIHVVDGSSESPVEDMVRVNTELGLFDAALGRKPQLVVVNKIDLPEAQARLPEIRRVFGDAGIVPVPVSAATGEGVAGLMERAMQMLKDVGDSGREIPGKVFRPRPRGDSVSVDKEGDTYILNAPVLERIITRGDVTSSAMRAQLNRQLTRLGLNRALKKAGARPGDKVRCGELEWEW; from the coding sequence ATGTTCGATACTGCTGAGATTAAGGTCAGGGCCGGCATCGGGGGTAGCGGTGCGATAAGCTTTCGCAGGGAGAAGTATGTCCCCTACGGGGGGCCTGATGGTGGCGATGGTGGCGACGGGGGTAACGTGGTCATTGTGGCTGACGCCAGTGTTACCAACCTGCTTACATTTCGCCGTAAGGCGTCCTATAAAGCGGGGCGTGGTGGAAACGGACAGGGGAGGAAGAAGCATGGGCCACGAGGAGAAGACCTGTTTCTAATGGTACCTCTGGGAACAATGATACTGGACAAGGACCGGCCGGGAGACGATGCCCTTCTGGCTGACCTGGAGCAGCCCGGGCAGCGAGTGGTAGTCGCCAGGGGAGGCAAAGCAGGGCTGGGCAACACCCACTTTGCTTCGTCGACGAATCAAGCGCCCCAGATTGCCCAGAAGGGAGACCCCGGTGAGGAAAGGACCCTGCTCCTGGAACTGCGTCTGATTGCTGATGTTGGCATTATCGGGTATCCCAACGTGGGTAAATCAACTCTCCTGGCTGCGGCATCGGCAGCCAAACCCAGAATCGCCGGCTATCCGTTCACGACGAAGGAGCCGGTGGTCGGAGTTGTTGAGGTGAGTCTGGAGGTCTTTGTGCTCGCTGAAATCCCCGGTCTGATAGAGGGTGCTCATGCAGGACGCGGCCTCGGTCATGATTTCCTGCGCCACGCAACGCGTACCCGAATGTTCATTCACGTGGTCGACGGTAGCTCCGAGTCGCCGGTTGAGGATATGGTCCGGGTTAACACTGAGCTTGGTCTGTTCGACGCTGCTCTGGGACGGAAGCCCCAGCTGGTGGTGGTAAACAAGATTGACCTGCCCGAGGCTCAGGCAAGATTGCCGGAGATAAGGCGTGTATTTGGCGATGCCGGTATCGTACCGGTGCCGGTGTCGGCAGCGACCGGAGAGGGTGTTGCCGGGTTAATGGAACGGGCGATGCAGATGCTCAAGGATGTGGGCGACAGCGGCAGGGAGATTCCCGGGAAGGTATTCCGCCCACGGCCCAGGGGAGATAGTGTTTCCGTGGATAAGGAAGGAGATACCTACATACTCAACGCACCGGTACTGGAGCGAATCATTACGAGGGGTGACGTGACCAGCTCCGCGATGCGTGCCCAGCTCAACCGCCAGCTAACCCGTCTGGGACTGAACCGTGCGTTGAAGAAGGCCGGTGCCAGGCCGGGAGATAAGGTCCGCTGCGGAGAGCTGGAATGGGAATGGTGA
- the fmt gene encoding methionyl-tRNA formyltransferase, producing MRIVFMGTPGFAVTPLEQLVDNGYQVVAVYTQPDRAAGRGRSLVAPPLKKAALARGLPVMQPASMKRGPVAEEMAGLQPDVIVVAAFGQILPRPVLNIPPLGCVNIHPSLLPRYRGTAPVPGAILNGDTFTGVSIMLMDPGMDTGPVLSRAQIPIAPADTTGSLMSRLSLIGAQTLLDVLPRLARGEIVPQPQDEDQATYTSLISKDAGGIDWKLPAIDIARRVRAFQPWPVCYTTWQGRQLKVLEAVHPAMDAVSPREEDSREAGRVVALKGRATAFGVITGDGILGVVRVQMEGKRVMSAAEFMRGQRDFIGAVLPSA from the coding sequence GTGAGGATTGTCTTTATGGGTACTCCCGGGTTCGCCGTTACTCCGCTGGAGCAACTGGTAGATAATGGCTATCAGGTGGTTGCGGTTTACACACAGCCGGATAGGGCCGCGGGGAGAGGGCGTTCCCTGGTCGCACCGCCGCTGAAGAAGGCCGCCCTGGCGCGGGGACTGCCGGTGATGCAGCCGGCCAGTATGAAGCGCGGTCCGGTGGCGGAGGAGATGGCCGGTTTGCAGCCCGATGTTATCGTGGTCGCTGCCTTCGGTCAGATACTGCCCCGGCCTGTTCTCAATATACCGCCTCTCGGTTGTGTCAATATCCACCCATCGCTGCTTCCCAGGTACCGTGGGACGGCACCGGTGCCGGGGGCTATCCTGAATGGGGACACGTTTACCGGTGTGAGTATTATGCTGATGGACCCGGGCATGGACACCGGTCCCGTACTGAGTCGGGCGCAGATTCCCATCGCACCCGCGGATACCACCGGCTCACTGATGTCCAGGCTGTCCCTGATTGGCGCTCAAACGCTGCTCGACGTCCTGCCGCGGCTTGCCCGGGGCGAGATTGTCCCGCAGCCGCAGGATGAAGACCAGGCGACCTATACCAGCCTCATCAGCAAAGATGCCGGGGGAATCGACTGGAAACTACCGGCGATAGATATTGCGCGGCGGGTACGCGCCTTTCAGCCGTGGCCGGTGTGCTATACCACCTGGCAGGGGCGACAGCTCAAGGTGCTTGAGGCGGTACATCCGGCGATGGACGCCGTCTCTCCTCGGGAAGAAGACTCCCGGGAAGCAGGGCGGGTTGTGGCTCTCAAGGGCAGGGCGACCGCCTTTGGTGTTATCACCGGGGATGGTATCCTCGGTGTGGTCCGCGTGCAAATGGAGGGGAAACGTGTCATGTCCGCTGCCGAGTTCATGCGTGGGCAGAGGGACTTTATCGGCGCCGTGCTGCCATCTGCCTGA
- the dnaA gene encoding chromosomal replication initiator protein DnaA: MTTRSAQQIWETALGELEIDVNGPNFRTWLEGTVGLSFQDSEFAVGVPNTFVAEFLERNLRSLVEKVLTGLTRSEIKVHFQVAAGFTDKTGYAGEAGRAGKAGEAGVPGQSRPLPLFNPKYTFETFVVGSSNQLAYSAAQKVVENPGKAYNPLFIHGPAGMGKTHLLHAIGHAATAEGLDALYVSAEQFTNELVSAIRGGETEEFRRKYRSVDVLMVDDVQFFGGKERTRENFFHTFNALHAANRQVAVTCDCPPRSIPQIQEQMRSRFEWGLVTDLQPPDFDTRLSILQAKAKRDGVEIMPDVLELIALQVKENIRRLEGSLNRIVAYARLMKTLITPEMATRALDDIASKEPPPARLTPPQIVEAVASSFQMPLAEIRGRKRDEATVLARQVTMYIIRQETECSLADIGRELGGRSPSTISYAYEKIANNIGNDPHLRRQVFNIQQKLHSPSRTAN; encoded by the coding sequence ATGACAACTAGGTCGGCGCAGCAGATATGGGAGACCGCTCTCGGTGAGCTGGAAATCGATGTCAACGGGCCCAACTTCCGGACCTGGTTGGAAGGAACGGTTGGCCTGAGCTTCCAGGATAGTGAGTTCGCAGTCGGGGTACCGAACACTTTCGTTGCCGAGTTTCTCGAGAGGAACCTGCGCTCCCTGGTGGAGAAGGTGCTCACCGGACTGACCAGGAGCGAGATCAAGGTTCATTTCCAGGTAGCTGCCGGTTTTACCGACAAAACCGGTTATGCCGGCGAGGCCGGTAGAGCCGGTAAAGCTGGAGAAGCCGGTGTCCCAGGCCAGAGCAGGCCTCTTCCTCTATTCAATCCGAAGTACACTTTTGAAACCTTTGTTGTCGGTAGTTCCAACCAGCTTGCCTACTCCGCCGCGCAGAAGGTAGTTGAGAACCCCGGGAAAGCCTACAATCCCCTGTTTATCCACGGACCGGCCGGGATGGGCAAGACCCACCTCCTGCACGCTATCGGACATGCTGCCACGGCCGAGGGGCTTGACGCTCTTTACGTCAGCGCGGAACAGTTCACCAACGAACTCGTCAGCGCCATACGCGGCGGTGAAACCGAGGAATTCCGCAGGAAGTACCGCAGCGTTGACGTACTCATGGTAGATGATGTCCAGTTCTTCGGCGGCAAGGAACGCACCAGAGAGAACTTCTTCCATACTTTCAACGCACTACATGCTGCCAACCGTCAGGTTGCCGTCACCTGCGACTGCCCGCCGCGGTCGATACCACAAATCCAGGAACAAATGCGCTCCCGCTTCGAATGGGGTCTGGTTACCGACCTCCAGCCGCCCGACTTCGATACACGCCTGTCCATCCTGCAGGCGAAAGCGAAGCGGGATGGTGTGGAGATTATGCCGGACGTTCTCGAACTCATCGCACTCCAGGTCAAGGAGAACATCAGACGACTCGAGGGTTCCCTGAACCGTATCGTTGCCTACGCCAGGCTTATGAAAACCCTGATTACCCCTGAGATGGCCACCCGAGCTCTGGACGACATCGCCAGCAAGGAGCCTCCACCGGCGCGACTCACTCCACCGCAGATTGTCGAGGCCGTGGCCTCAAGCTTCCAGATGCCCCTTGCTGAAATCAGGGGACGGAAAAGGGACGAGGCTACCGTCCTGGCTCGACAGGTAACCATGTACATTATCAGGCAGGAAACCGAATGCTCCCTGGCGGATATCGGCAGGGAGTTGGGTGGCCGGAGTCCGTCGACTATCAGCTACGCCTATGAAAAGATTGCCAACAATATCGGTAATGACCCCCACCTGAGACGGCAGGTATTCAATATCCAGCAGAAGCTTCACTCGCCCTCACGTACGGCAAATTAA
- the mazG gene encoding nucleoside triphosphate pyrophosphohydrolase: MSLPENMNEFSALVDIIAMLRGPDGCPWDRQQTHRSLRATFLQECYEVLAALDSGDVAALREELGDLLLHIVLQAQIAAEAGEFDIGDVIEGISKKLVYRHPHVFGDGDARDAEEVARNWESLKKAEKGTAYSILDSVSGEMPALSYSQEVQHRVAQVGFDWEDDEGVIDKLAEEIREFREAEGLERRTQEFGDLLFTLANIARRQDMDLETALREANRKFYRRFARMEEVCRQRGISFGDLSFDEQNTLWEEAKKVVGEQE; the protein is encoded by the coding sequence TTGTCGCTACCGGAGAATATGAACGAGTTCAGTGCCCTGGTGGATATTATCGCCATGCTGCGCGGTCCGGACGGTTGTCCCTGGGACAGGCAGCAGACGCACCGCTCGCTGCGGGCGACGTTCCTGCAGGAATGCTATGAGGTGCTGGCTGCTCTGGATTCCGGGGATGTGGCGGCTCTGCGTGAGGAGCTTGGTGACCTGCTACTCCACATTGTCCTCCAGGCGCAGATTGCGGCCGAGGCCGGTGAGTTTGATATCGGGGACGTAATAGAGGGCATCAGTAAGAAGTTGGTGTACCGGCATCCCCACGTTTTTGGTGATGGAGATGCCAGGGATGCCGAGGAAGTGGCGCGTAACTGGGAGAGTCTGAAAAAGGCGGAGAAGGGAACGGCTTACTCGATTCTGGACAGCGTCTCGGGAGAGATGCCCGCGCTGAGCTACAGCCAGGAGGTCCAGCACCGGGTGGCGCAGGTGGGGTTCGACTGGGAGGATGACGAAGGCGTTATCGATAAACTGGCCGAAGAGATACGGGAGTTCCGGGAGGCTGAAGGTCTGGAACGCCGCACACAGGAGTTTGGCGACCTGCTGTTCACCCTGGCGAACATTGCCCGCCGCCAGGATATGGACCTGGAAACAGCCCTGCGGGAGGCCAACCGGAAGTTCTACCGCCGCTTTGCCCGCATGGAAGAGGTCTGCCGCCAGCGAGGGATCAGCTTCGGGGATCTGTCCTTTGACGAGCAGAACACCCTCTGGGAAGAGGCCAAGAAGGTGGTGGGGGAGCAGGAGTAA